A genomic stretch from Seriola aureovittata isolate HTS-2021-v1 ecotype China chromosome 13, ASM2101889v1, whole genome shotgun sequence includes:
- the map4k5 gene encoding mitogen-activated protein kinase kinase kinase kinase 5 isoform X2, translating into MDIFPRPSGEIQRRNPQHDFELIQRVGSGTYGDVYKARNIQTGELAAVKIIKLEPGDDFSIIQQEIFMVKECMHHNIVAYFGSYLCREKLWICMEYCGGGSLQDIYHVTGPLSELQIAYVCRETIQGLGYLHTKGKMHRDIKGANILLTDNGDVKLADFGVAAKITATIAKRKSFIGTPYWMAPEVAAVEKNGGYNQLCDIWAVGITSIELAELQPPMFDLHPMRALFLMSKSSFQPPKLKDKNKWSTAFHNFVKVSLTKNPKKRPTAEKLLSHVFVAQTGLTRRLAVDLLDKMNNPDNHQHYSEVDDDDLEPLSAVRHTIRSTNKQARAERTRSEINSNNGTHQGGPCSSPSFTEGHRGDAVDKLQFEPPLRKETEAHSEMDVSKDNDFPSPWSPFAEGGITTRGHIAHLEDAFEEFELSTLKPGVPPPLPPKPRLNSSSEELGLNEERSLTVRRFPNSENGPNQVARRQSTPEQGNKVEHSSPDFLSASVSSPGLLSHASDPDNDSDGSVNGGSPKPPPNQQHWREKKEFPKPAINGLPPTPKVLMGACFSKVFDGCPLKINCATSWIHPDTKDQYLIFGTEDGIYTLNLNELHEATMEQLFPRKCTWLYVINNNLMSLSGKTFQLYSHNLIGLFEQLKKPGLAAQFQTHRFPDKILPRRFALTTKIPDTKGCHKCCIVRNPYTGHKYLCGALQSGIVLLQWYEPMQRFMLIKHFDFPLPSPLKVFEMLVVPEQEYPLVCVAISQGTEPGQVVRFETINLNSCSSWFTEIGTNNQQVDAIHVTQLERDTVLVCLDQNLKIVNLQGRLKSNKKLASELSFDFCIGSVVCLQDSVLAFWKHGMQGKSFKSNEVTQEISDPSRVFRLLGSDRVVVLESRPTDNPTALSNLYILAGHENSY; encoded by the exons GCTCGAAACATACAAACAGGAGAGCTTGCTGCTGTGAAGATCATAAAGTTGGAACCAG gGGATGACTTTTCCATCATACAGCAGGAAATCTTCATGGTGAAGGAATGCATGCACCACAATATTGTGGCCTACTTTGGGAGCTACCTCTG TCGAGAGAAGCTTTGGATATGTATGGAGTACTGTGGTGGAGGATCTCTGCAGGACATTTATCATG TAACGGGACCTCTGTCAGAGCTTCAGATAGCATACGTCTGCAGAGAGACCATACAG gGTTTGGGATATCTGCACACCAAGGGCAAGATGCACCGTGACATCAAG GGTGCCAACATACTTCTAACCGACAACGGAGATGTGAAGTTAG CTGACTTTGGAGTTGCAGCCAAAATAACAGCCACCATTGCCAAAAGAAAGTCCTTCATTGGAACACCTTATTG GATGGCTCCTGAAGTGGCGGCAGTGGAGAAGAACGGCGGCTATAACCAGCTGTGTGATATCTGGGCCGTTGGCATCACATCCATAGAGCTGGCCGAGCTGCAGCCTCCAATGTTTGACCTACACCCGATGAG GGCCTTGTTTTTGATGTCTAAGAGTAGCTTCCAGCCTCCcaaactaaaagacaaaaacaaatg GTCCACCGCCTTCCATAACTTTGTCAAAGTGTCTCTGACAAAGAACCCAAAGAAGAGACCCACTGCGGAAAAACTTCTATCG catgtgtttgtggCCCAGACGGGTTTGACAAGGAGGCTCGCTGTCGACCTCCTGGATAAGATGAACAACCCAGACAACCACCAGCATTACAGTGAGGTGGACGATGATGACCTCGAG cCCCTGTCTGCAGTCAGACACACAATCCGCTCCACCAATAAACAAGCCAGAGCTGAGAGGACGCGCTCAGAGATTAACT CAAACAATGGGACACACCAAGGAGGGCCATGCTCAAGTCCTAGCTTCACTGAGGGACACAGGGGGGATGCAG TCGACAAGCTCCAGTTTGAACCACCACTCCGGAAGGAAACTGAGGCTCATTCTGAAATG GATGTGAGTAAAGATAATGACTTCCCTTCCCCCTGGAGTCCCTTTGCTGAGGGAGGAATAACAACCAG GGGACACATCGCCCATCTTGAAGACGCCTTTGAAGAATTCGAGCT GTCAACTCTCAAGCCAGgggttcctcctcctctgcccccaAAG CCACGATTAAACAGTTCATCAGAGGAGCTCGGCCTTAACGAAGAGAGGTCTCTGACAGTGCGGAGGTTTCCGAACTCAGAGAACGGGCCGAACCAGGTGGCTCGCAGACAGAGCACACCTGAGCAGGGCAACAAGGTGGAGCACTCGTCTCCAGATTTCCTCTCCGCCAGCGTCAGCAGCCCCGGCCTTTTGTCTCACGCCTCTGATCCTG ATAATGATTCGGATGGCAGTGTGAATGGAGGCAGTCCCAAGCCGCCACCCAACCAGCAgcactggagagagaaaaaggaattCCCT AAACCAGCTATCAACGGCCTGCCACCCACTCCGAAAGTACTG ATGGGAGCCTGTTTCTCTAAAGTGTTTGACGGCTGTCCACTGAAGATAAACTGCGCCACATCATGGATTCATCCAGACACCAAAG ATCAGTACCTAATCTTTGGGACAGAGGATGGAATCTATACGCTGAATCTTAATGAGCTGCATGAAGCCACAATGGAGCAG CTCTTCCCAAGGAAGTGTACGTGGCTGTACGTTATCAACAACAACCTGATGTCTTTATCTG GGAAAACCTTCCAGCTGTATTCCCACAATCTCATCGGGCTGTTTGAGCAGCTGAAGAAGCCCGGCCTGGCTGCTCAGTTCCAGACTCATCGCTTCCCAGACAAAATTTTACCCAG GAGGTTTGCCTTGACGACTAAGATCCCTGACACAAAGGGCTGTCACAAGTGCTGCATTG TGAGAAACCCGTACACAGGCCACAAGTATCTGTGTGGAGCGCTGCAGTCTGGGATTGTCCTATTGCAGTGGTATGAGCCCATGCAGAGGTTCATGCTGATCAAG cattttgacTTCCCTCTTCCCAGCCCGCTGAAAGtgtttgagatgctggtggtccCAGAGCAGGAGTATCCTCTGGTGTGTGTGGCCATCAGCCAGGGCACAGAGCCGGGCCAGGTGGTCCGCTTTGAGACTATCAACCTcaactcctgctcctcctggtTCACAGAGATAGGAACAA ATAATCAGCAGGTGGATGCAATCCATGTCACCCAgctggagagagacacagtgttggtgtgtttggACC AAAATTTGAAGATTGTTAATCTCCAGGGCAGACTGAAGTCCAACAAGAAGCTGGCATCTGAGCTGAGCTTTGACTTCTGCATCGGATCTGTTG TGTGCCTTCAGGACAGTGTCCTGGCTTTCTGGAAACACGGCATGCAGGGAAAGAGCTTCAAGTCCAATGAG GTGACCCAGGAGATTTCTGATCCGAGCAGAGTCTTCCGTCTCCTCGGGTCTGACAG ggTGGTGGTTTTGGAGAGTCGACCCACAGACAACCCCACGGCCCTGAGCAACCTCTACATCTTAGCAGGTCATGAGAACAGTTACTGA
- the map4k5 gene encoding mitogen-activated protein kinase kinase kinase kinase 5 isoform X3: MDIFPRPSGEIQRRNPQHDFELIQRVGSGTYGDVYKARNIQTGELAAVKIIKLEPGDDFSIIQQEIFMVKECMHHNIVAYFGSYLCREKLWICMEYCGGGSLQDIYHVTGPLSELQIAYVCRETIQGLGYLHTKGKMHRDIKGANILLTDNGDVKLADFGVAAKITATIAKRKSFIGTPYWMAPEVAAVEKNGGYNQLCDIWAVGITSIELAELQPPMFDLHPMRALFLMSKSSFQPPKLKDKNKWSTAFHNFVKVSLTKNPKKRPTAEKLLSHVFVAQTGLTRRLAVDLLDKMNNPDNHQHYSEVDDDDLEPLSAVRHTIRSTNKQARAERTRSEINFDKLQFEPPLRKETEAHSEMDVSKDNDFPSPWSPFAEGGITTRGHIAHLEDAFEEFELSTLKPGVPPPLPPKPRLNSSSEELGLNEERSLTVRRFPNSENGPNQVARRQSTPEQGNKVEHSSPDFLSASVSSPGLLSHASDPALNKSKCKDNDSDGSVNGGSPKPPPNQQHWREKKEFPKPAINGLPPTPKVLMGACFSKVFDGCPLKINCATSWIHPDTKDQYLIFGTEDGIYTLNLNELHEATMEQLFPRKCTWLYVINNNLMSLSGKTFQLYSHNLIGLFEQLKKPGLAAQFQTHRFPDKILPRRFALTTKIPDTKGCHKCCIVRNPYTGHKYLCGALQSGIVLLQWYEPMQRFMLIKHFDFPLPSPLKVFEMLVVPEQEYPLVCVAISQGTEPGQVVRFETINLNSCSSWFTEIGTNNQQVDAIHVTQLERDTVLVCLDQNLKIVNLQGRLKSNKKLASELSFDFCIGSVVCLQDSVLAFWKHGMQGKSFKSNEVTQEISDPSRVFRLLGSDRVVVLESRPTDNPTALSNLYILAGHENSY, translated from the exons GCTCGAAACATACAAACAGGAGAGCTTGCTGCTGTGAAGATCATAAAGTTGGAACCAG gGGATGACTTTTCCATCATACAGCAGGAAATCTTCATGGTGAAGGAATGCATGCACCACAATATTGTGGCCTACTTTGGGAGCTACCTCTG TCGAGAGAAGCTTTGGATATGTATGGAGTACTGTGGTGGAGGATCTCTGCAGGACATTTATCATG TAACGGGACCTCTGTCAGAGCTTCAGATAGCATACGTCTGCAGAGAGACCATACAG gGTTTGGGATATCTGCACACCAAGGGCAAGATGCACCGTGACATCAAG GGTGCCAACATACTTCTAACCGACAACGGAGATGTGAAGTTAG CTGACTTTGGAGTTGCAGCCAAAATAACAGCCACCATTGCCAAAAGAAAGTCCTTCATTGGAACACCTTATTG GATGGCTCCTGAAGTGGCGGCAGTGGAGAAGAACGGCGGCTATAACCAGCTGTGTGATATCTGGGCCGTTGGCATCACATCCATAGAGCTGGCCGAGCTGCAGCCTCCAATGTTTGACCTACACCCGATGAG GGCCTTGTTTTTGATGTCTAAGAGTAGCTTCCAGCCTCCcaaactaaaagacaaaaacaaatg GTCCACCGCCTTCCATAACTTTGTCAAAGTGTCTCTGACAAAGAACCCAAAGAAGAGACCCACTGCGGAAAAACTTCTATCG catgtgtttgtggCCCAGACGGGTTTGACAAGGAGGCTCGCTGTCGACCTCCTGGATAAGATGAACAACCCAGACAACCACCAGCATTACAGTGAGGTGGACGATGATGACCTCGAG cCCCTGTCTGCAGTCAGACACACAATCCGCTCCACCAATAAACAAGCCAGAGCTGAGAGGACGCGCTCAGAGATTAACT TCGACAAGCTCCAGTTTGAACCACCACTCCGGAAGGAAACTGAGGCTCATTCTGAAATG GATGTGAGTAAAGATAATGACTTCCCTTCCCCCTGGAGTCCCTTTGCTGAGGGAGGAATAACAACCAG GGGACACATCGCCCATCTTGAAGACGCCTTTGAAGAATTCGAGCT GTCAACTCTCAAGCCAGgggttcctcctcctctgcccccaAAG CCACGATTAAACAGTTCATCAGAGGAGCTCGGCCTTAACGAAGAGAGGTCTCTGACAGTGCGGAGGTTTCCGAACTCAGAGAACGGGCCGAACCAGGTGGCTCGCAGACAGAGCACACCTGAGCAGGGCAACAAGGTGGAGCACTCGTCTCCAGATTTCCTCTCCGCCAGCGTCAGCAGCCCCGGCCTTTTGTCTCACGCCTCTGATCCTG cTCTcaataaatctaaatgtaaag ATAATGATTCGGATGGCAGTGTGAATGGAGGCAGTCCCAAGCCGCCACCCAACCAGCAgcactggagagagaaaaaggaattCCCT AAACCAGCTATCAACGGCCTGCCACCCACTCCGAAAGTACTG ATGGGAGCCTGTTTCTCTAAAGTGTTTGACGGCTGTCCACTGAAGATAAACTGCGCCACATCATGGATTCATCCAGACACCAAAG ATCAGTACCTAATCTTTGGGACAGAGGATGGAATCTATACGCTGAATCTTAATGAGCTGCATGAAGCCACAATGGAGCAG CTCTTCCCAAGGAAGTGTACGTGGCTGTACGTTATCAACAACAACCTGATGTCTTTATCTG GGAAAACCTTCCAGCTGTATTCCCACAATCTCATCGGGCTGTTTGAGCAGCTGAAGAAGCCCGGCCTGGCTGCTCAGTTCCAGACTCATCGCTTCCCAGACAAAATTTTACCCAG GAGGTTTGCCTTGACGACTAAGATCCCTGACACAAAGGGCTGTCACAAGTGCTGCATTG TGAGAAACCCGTACACAGGCCACAAGTATCTGTGTGGAGCGCTGCAGTCTGGGATTGTCCTATTGCAGTGGTATGAGCCCATGCAGAGGTTCATGCTGATCAAG cattttgacTTCCCTCTTCCCAGCCCGCTGAAAGtgtttgagatgctggtggtccCAGAGCAGGAGTATCCTCTGGTGTGTGTGGCCATCAGCCAGGGCACAGAGCCGGGCCAGGTGGTCCGCTTTGAGACTATCAACCTcaactcctgctcctcctggtTCACAGAGATAGGAACAA ATAATCAGCAGGTGGATGCAATCCATGTCACCCAgctggagagagacacagtgttggtgtgtttggACC AAAATTTGAAGATTGTTAATCTCCAGGGCAGACTGAAGTCCAACAAGAAGCTGGCATCTGAGCTGAGCTTTGACTTCTGCATCGGATCTGTTG TGTGCCTTCAGGACAGTGTCCTGGCTTTCTGGAAACACGGCATGCAGGGAAAGAGCTTCAAGTCCAATGAG GTGACCCAGGAGATTTCTGATCCGAGCAGAGTCTTCCGTCTCCTCGGGTCTGACAG ggTGGTGGTTTTGGAGAGTCGACCCACAGACAACCCCACGGCCCTGAGCAACCTCTACATCTTAGCAGGTCATGAGAACAGTTACTGA
- the map4k5 gene encoding mitogen-activated protein kinase kinase kinase kinase 5 isoform X1: MDIFPRPSGEIQRRNPQHDFELIQRVGSGTYGDVYKARNIQTGELAAVKIIKLEPGDDFSIIQQEIFMVKECMHHNIVAYFGSYLCREKLWICMEYCGGGSLQDIYHVTGPLSELQIAYVCRETIQGLGYLHTKGKMHRDIKGANILLTDNGDVKLADFGVAAKITATIAKRKSFIGTPYWMAPEVAAVEKNGGYNQLCDIWAVGITSIELAELQPPMFDLHPMRALFLMSKSSFQPPKLKDKNKWSTAFHNFVKVSLTKNPKKRPTAEKLLSHVFVAQTGLTRRLAVDLLDKMNNPDNHQHYSEVDDDDLEPLSAVRHTIRSTNKQARAERTRSEINSNNGTHQGGPCSSPSFTEGHRGDAVDKLQFEPPLRKETEAHSEMDVSKDNDFPSPWSPFAEGGITTRGHIAHLEDAFEEFELSTLKPGVPPPLPPKPRLNSSSEELGLNEERSLTVRRFPNSENGPNQVARRQSTPEQGNKVEHSSPDFLSASVSSPGLLSHASDPALNKSKCKDNDSDGSVNGGSPKPPPNQQHWREKKEFPKPAINGLPPTPKVLMGACFSKVFDGCPLKINCATSWIHPDTKDQYLIFGTEDGIYTLNLNELHEATMEQLFPRKCTWLYVINNNLMSLSGKTFQLYSHNLIGLFEQLKKPGLAAQFQTHRFPDKILPRRFALTTKIPDTKGCHKCCIVRNPYTGHKYLCGALQSGIVLLQWYEPMQRFMLIKHFDFPLPSPLKVFEMLVVPEQEYPLVCVAISQGTEPGQVVRFETINLNSCSSWFTEIGTNNQQVDAIHVTQLERDTVLVCLDQNLKIVNLQGRLKSNKKLASELSFDFCIGSVVCLQDSVLAFWKHGMQGKSFKSNEVTQEISDPSRVFRLLGSDRVVVLESRPTDNPTALSNLYILAGHENSY; encoded by the exons GCTCGAAACATACAAACAGGAGAGCTTGCTGCTGTGAAGATCATAAAGTTGGAACCAG gGGATGACTTTTCCATCATACAGCAGGAAATCTTCATGGTGAAGGAATGCATGCACCACAATATTGTGGCCTACTTTGGGAGCTACCTCTG TCGAGAGAAGCTTTGGATATGTATGGAGTACTGTGGTGGAGGATCTCTGCAGGACATTTATCATG TAACGGGACCTCTGTCAGAGCTTCAGATAGCATACGTCTGCAGAGAGACCATACAG gGTTTGGGATATCTGCACACCAAGGGCAAGATGCACCGTGACATCAAG GGTGCCAACATACTTCTAACCGACAACGGAGATGTGAAGTTAG CTGACTTTGGAGTTGCAGCCAAAATAACAGCCACCATTGCCAAAAGAAAGTCCTTCATTGGAACACCTTATTG GATGGCTCCTGAAGTGGCGGCAGTGGAGAAGAACGGCGGCTATAACCAGCTGTGTGATATCTGGGCCGTTGGCATCACATCCATAGAGCTGGCCGAGCTGCAGCCTCCAATGTTTGACCTACACCCGATGAG GGCCTTGTTTTTGATGTCTAAGAGTAGCTTCCAGCCTCCcaaactaaaagacaaaaacaaatg GTCCACCGCCTTCCATAACTTTGTCAAAGTGTCTCTGACAAAGAACCCAAAGAAGAGACCCACTGCGGAAAAACTTCTATCG catgtgtttgtggCCCAGACGGGTTTGACAAGGAGGCTCGCTGTCGACCTCCTGGATAAGATGAACAACCCAGACAACCACCAGCATTACAGTGAGGTGGACGATGATGACCTCGAG cCCCTGTCTGCAGTCAGACACACAATCCGCTCCACCAATAAACAAGCCAGAGCTGAGAGGACGCGCTCAGAGATTAACT CAAACAATGGGACACACCAAGGAGGGCCATGCTCAAGTCCTAGCTTCACTGAGGGACACAGGGGGGATGCAG TCGACAAGCTCCAGTTTGAACCACCACTCCGGAAGGAAACTGAGGCTCATTCTGAAATG GATGTGAGTAAAGATAATGACTTCCCTTCCCCCTGGAGTCCCTTTGCTGAGGGAGGAATAACAACCAG GGGACACATCGCCCATCTTGAAGACGCCTTTGAAGAATTCGAGCT GTCAACTCTCAAGCCAGgggttcctcctcctctgcccccaAAG CCACGATTAAACAGTTCATCAGAGGAGCTCGGCCTTAACGAAGAGAGGTCTCTGACAGTGCGGAGGTTTCCGAACTCAGAGAACGGGCCGAACCAGGTGGCTCGCAGACAGAGCACACCTGAGCAGGGCAACAAGGTGGAGCACTCGTCTCCAGATTTCCTCTCCGCCAGCGTCAGCAGCCCCGGCCTTTTGTCTCACGCCTCTGATCCTG cTCTcaataaatctaaatgtaaag ATAATGATTCGGATGGCAGTGTGAATGGAGGCAGTCCCAAGCCGCCACCCAACCAGCAgcactggagagagaaaaaggaattCCCT AAACCAGCTATCAACGGCCTGCCACCCACTCCGAAAGTACTG ATGGGAGCCTGTTTCTCTAAAGTGTTTGACGGCTGTCCACTGAAGATAAACTGCGCCACATCATGGATTCATCCAGACACCAAAG ATCAGTACCTAATCTTTGGGACAGAGGATGGAATCTATACGCTGAATCTTAATGAGCTGCATGAAGCCACAATGGAGCAG CTCTTCCCAAGGAAGTGTACGTGGCTGTACGTTATCAACAACAACCTGATGTCTTTATCTG GGAAAACCTTCCAGCTGTATTCCCACAATCTCATCGGGCTGTTTGAGCAGCTGAAGAAGCCCGGCCTGGCTGCTCAGTTCCAGACTCATCGCTTCCCAGACAAAATTTTACCCAG GAGGTTTGCCTTGACGACTAAGATCCCTGACACAAAGGGCTGTCACAAGTGCTGCATTG TGAGAAACCCGTACACAGGCCACAAGTATCTGTGTGGAGCGCTGCAGTCTGGGATTGTCCTATTGCAGTGGTATGAGCCCATGCAGAGGTTCATGCTGATCAAG cattttgacTTCCCTCTTCCCAGCCCGCTGAAAGtgtttgagatgctggtggtccCAGAGCAGGAGTATCCTCTGGTGTGTGTGGCCATCAGCCAGGGCACAGAGCCGGGCCAGGTGGTCCGCTTTGAGACTATCAACCTcaactcctgctcctcctggtTCACAGAGATAGGAACAA ATAATCAGCAGGTGGATGCAATCCATGTCACCCAgctggagagagacacagtgttggtgtgtttggACC AAAATTTGAAGATTGTTAATCTCCAGGGCAGACTGAAGTCCAACAAGAAGCTGGCATCTGAGCTGAGCTTTGACTTCTGCATCGGATCTGTTG TGTGCCTTCAGGACAGTGTCCTGGCTTTCTGGAAACACGGCATGCAGGGAAAGAGCTTCAAGTCCAATGAG GTGACCCAGGAGATTTCTGATCCGAGCAGAGTCTTCCGTCTCCTCGGGTCTGACAG ggTGGTGGTTTTGGAGAGTCGACCCACAGACAACCCCACGGCCCTGAGCAACCTCTACATCTTAGCAGGTCATGAGAACAGTTACTGA
- the map4k5 gene encoding mitogen-activated protein kinase kinase kinase kinase 5 isoform X4: protein MDIFPRPSGEIQRRNPQHDFELIQRVGSGTYGDVYKARNIQTGELAAVKIIKLEPGDDFSIIQQEIFMVKECMHHNIVAYFGSYLCREKLWICMEYCGGGSLQDIYHVTGPLSELQIAYVCRETIQGLGYLHTKGKMHRDIKGANILLTDNGDVKLADFGVAAKITATIAKRKSFIGTPYWMAPEVAAVEKNGGYNQLCDIWAVGITSIELAELQPPMFDLHPMRALFLMSKSSFQPPKLKDKNKWSTAFHNFVKVSLTKNPKKRPTAEKLLSHVFVAQTGLTRRLAVDLLDKMNNPDNHQHYSEVDDDDLEPLSAVRHTIRSTNKQARAERTRSEINFDKLQFEPPLRKETEAHSEMDVSKDNDFPSPWSPFAEGGITTRGHIAHLEDAFEEFELSTLKPGVPPPLPPKPRLNSSSEELGLNEERSLTVRRFPNSENGPNQVARRQSTPEQGNKVEHSSPDFLSASVSSPGLLSHASDPDNDSDGSVNGGSPKPPPNQQHWREKKEFPKPAINGLPPTPKVLMGACFSKVFDGCPLKINCATSWIHPDTKDQYLIFGTEDGIYTLNLNELHEATMEQLFPRKCTWLYVINNNLMSLSGKTFQLYSHNLIGLFEQLKKPGLAAQFQTHRFPDKILPRRFALTTKIPDTKGCHKCCIVRNPYTGHKYLCGALQSGIVLLQWYEPMQRFMLIKHFDFPLPSPLKVFEMLVVPEQEYPLVCVAISQGTEPGQVVRFETINLNSCSSWFTEIGTNNQQVDAIHVTQLERDTVLVCLDQNLKIVNLQGRLKSNKKLASELSFDFCIGSVVCLQDSVLAFWKHGMQGKSFKSNEVTQEISDPSRVFRLLGSDRVVVLESRPTDNPTALSNLYILAGHENSY from the exons GCTCGAAACATACAAACAGGAGAGCTTGCTGCTGTGAAGATCATAAAGTTGGAACCAG gGGATGACTTTTCCATCATACAGCAGGAAATCTTCATGGTGAAGGAATGCATGCACCACAATATTGTGGCCTACTTTGGGAGCTACCTCTG TCGAGAGAAGCTTTGGATATGTATGGAGTACTGTGGTGGAGGATCTCTGCAGGACATTTATCATG TAACGGGACCTCTGTCAGAGCTTCAGATAGCATACGTCTGCAGAGAGACCATACAG gGTTTGGGATATCTGCACACCAAGGGCAAGATGCACCGTGACATCAAG GGTGCCAACATACTTCTAACCGACAACGGAGATGTGAAGTTAG CTGACTTTGGAGTTGCAGCCAAAATAACAGCCACCATTGCCAAAAGAAAGTCCTTCATTGGAACACCTTATTG GATGGCTCCTGAAGTGGCGGCAGTGGAGAAGAACGGCGGCTATAACCAGCTGTGTGATATCTGGGCCGTTGGCATCACATCCATAGAGCTGGCCGAGCTGCAGCCTCCAATGTTTGACCTACACCCGATGAG GGCCTTGTTTTTGATGTCTAAGAGTAGCTTCCAGCCTCCcaaactaaaagacaaaaacaaatg GTCCACCGCCTTCCATAACTTTGTCAAAGTGTCTCTGACAAAGAACCCAAAGAAGAGACCCACTGCGGAAAAACTTCTATCG catgtgtttgtggCCCAGACGGGTTTGACAAGGAGGCTCGCTGTCGACCTCCTGGATAAGATGAACAACCCAGACAACCACCAGCATTACAGTGAGGTGGACGATGATGACCTCGAG cCCCTGTCTGCAGTCAGACACACAATCCGCTCCACCAATAAACAAGCCAGAGCTGAGAGGACGCGCTCAGAGATTAACT TCGACAAGCTCCAGTTTGAACCACCACTCCGGAAGGAAACTGAGGCTCATTCTGAAATG GATGTGAGTAAAGATAATGACTTCCCTTCCCCCTGGAGTCCCTTTGCTGAGGGAGGAATAACAACCAG GGGACACATCGCCCATCTTGAAGACGCCTTTGAAGAATTCGAGCT GTCAACTCTCAAGCCAGgggttcctcctcctctgcccccaAAG CCACGATTAAACAGTTCATCAGAGGAGCTCGGCCTTAACGAAGAGAGGTCTCTGACAGTGCGGAGGTTTCCGAACTCAGAGAACGGGCCGAACCAGGTGGCTCGCAGACAGAGCACACCTGAGCAGGGCAACAAGGTGGAGCACTCGTCTCCAGATTTCCTCTCCGCCAGCGTCAGCAGCCCCGGCCTTTTGTCTCACGCCTCTGATCCTG ATAATGATTCGGATGGCAGTGTGAATGGAGGCAGTCCCAAGCCGCCACCCAACCAGCAgcactggagagagaaaaaggaattCCCT AAACCAGCTATCAACGGCCTGCCACCCACTCCGAAAGTACTG ATGGGAGCCTGTTTCTCTAAAGTGTTTGACGGCTGTCCACTGAAGATAAACTGCGCCACATCATGGATTCATCCAGACACCAAAG ATCAGTACCTAATCTTTGGGACAGAGGATGGAATCTATACGCTGAATCTTAATGAGCTGCATGAAGCCACAATGGAGCAG CTCTTCCCAAGGAAGTGTACGTGGCTGTACGTTATCAACAACAACCTGATGTCTTTATCTG GGAAAACCTTCCAGCTGTATTCCCACAATCTCATCGGGCTGTTTGAGCAGCTGAAGAAGCCCGGCCTGGCTGCTCAGTTCCAGACTCATCGCTTCCCAGACAAAATTTTACCCAG GAGGTTTGCCTTGACGACTAAGATCCCTGACACAAAGGGCTGTCACAAGTGCTGCATTG TGAGAAACCCGTACACAGGCCACAAGTATCTGTGTGGAGCGCTGCAGTCTGGGATTGTCCTATTGCAGTGGTATGAGCCCATGCAGAGGTTCATGCTGATCAAG cattttgacTTCCCTCTTCCCAGCCCGCTGAAAGtgtttgagatgctggtggtccCAGAGCAGGAGTATCCTCTGGTGTGTGTGGCCATCAGCCAGGGCACAGAGCCGGGCCAGGTGGTCCGCTTTGAGACTATCAACCTcaactcctgctcctcctggtTCACAGAGATAGGAACAA ATAATCAGCAGGTGGATGCAATCCATGTCACCCAgctggagagagacacagtgttggtgtgtttggACC AAAATTTGAAGATTGTTAATCTCCAGGGCAGACTGAAGTCCAACAAGAAGCTGGCATCTGAGCTGAGCTTTGACTTCTGCATCGGATCTGTTG TGTGCCTTCAGGACAGTGTCCTGGCTTTCTGGAAACACGGCATGCAGGGAAAGAGCTTCAAGTCCAATGAG GTGACCCAGGAGATTTCTGATCCGAGCAGAGTCTTCCGTCTCCTCGGGTCTGACAG ggTGGTGGTTTTGGAGAGTCGACCCACAGACAACCCCACGGCCCTGAGCAACCTCTACATCTTAGCAGGTCATGAGAACAGTTACTGA